From the Papaver somniferum cultivar HN1 chromosome 2, ASM357369v1, whole genome shotgun sequence genome, the window aaaaaaaaaaacaattgaatggttgcaaattataaactaaagctaaaactattttaaaaagcagacatatctctgaaaatatcaggttcaactgtagttagtgagaaaatgacaaaagcagacatatatctggaaaaaaaaattatttctattatattgtGAATAAAATAAGTAAATTTCTACTATTAGAGTACATACACATGTAATATTAAGTTTACTAATTAGTATTATTactaaaaaaatataatttttcttaaccactttttaaaaatcaataatttcttaaTATTTGTTGTTGAAAATAAAAGTATATTTCAGTGATACGATATAACATAAAATgtggtttgaaaataaaaaataagtatatgtaaagaataaaatataacgaaTAAAAATTGGTGATCACATATAGATTCAAGGATAATTGTTGTCAGTTATAAAAAAGATGggataaaattgaaaaataaaatatgaaattagggtgaactatagcatttgtttttgaagcttttaaaagctcattCTCCCCCACTTTTAAAACTAATAGATTTTGGAAATGTACACTTTAAGAAATCTTTCgaacactaagatgaaaaatattgctataaatatgttttcaaagaacttttttttgaatgaatgaaagtATTGATGCCCATTGAGTAATTTCGCATCGCTTcacatatttcttgagaaatggtttaacgttatttttattcaatgataATGGATATCAGAGTTTATTGTTAGTAGAGCTTATTGTTATTAGGTTAATTACATAATGATTTGACTTACtaactaatcatggttttattatttttatgcaacgaataacctcacatttggaagCATAATGTTGTAGAATGTAATGTCATGTCCCTCTACCGATAATGTCCCCACTAAGCTACTGCGGTCATCTAACAATATTGGGTTTTCAATGGTCACCGCTGTGGTCATCTAGCATCAGCTTCttaggaggtcacccatcccaagATTACTCaataccgagcatgcttaactatagATATTTTTCGCCAACTACgaagccaattatgctgaaaagatatcggtgttaggaaaggaaaaaccattacctatattccaacttaatttggagccgtcctcgggTACGGAATATGTTCAATCCTAGACTCTGACATTTTTCTCACTCATGAGACCCTTTCCCGACACAATCCGTCAAGCATACTCTTTCGCCCTCGACATGTAACCCATGGTCGACTCTAATACCATTTGTAAGGACTTGATCATACGCCAATACTGTTCCCACTTAGTCACTgtggttatccgacagtgtgggattttcaactAAAACTGATGTGGTCATCCATCATCAGTTTTCTGGGAGGTAGCCTATCCCTAGATTACTCTCGCCCGAGAACGCATAAGTCAGTGATTTTTACCAACTCTGGATCCAACTATGTTGAAAATGCCACAATATTACGAAAGTACaagccattacctatattccattcggTGAACTTTTCTTTCCGAATTGAATTACGTACATAATATATATGGGAATTTTGAAAAACTAAAATTACATCGGAAATGACTTAACATTTTGAAATATAATATCTTAAGTGAATGAATAAGCTTTTAATTATGTCAttgaaatagtaagaacataTAATAATCTTGGGCATCTCCATACATAACACCGAGGCTTTTTATGTAAAAACCtcacacctcttatcccaaggtggtcaagtgAGTTTTGGTGTTATGTGGTCGGGACCTGAGTAGTGTCTGATGGTCCATGAATAtcataacaattggtatcagtaCCCGTGATTGGGGCTATTATCCGAACGTATaagtggttgtggatgtcacccAGTTTAGGTCGCAAGTGGAATCAAACTCAAGGTGAAGAAGGCAAGGCCCAAAGTTGGACTGGCGCTCGaggtggagttagtgtctcacccatgaactcaggtggagcagggtTCTAGATAGGCAAGGCAATGCTCAAGGTTGAACTGGCtttcaaggtggagttagtgtctcacACATTAACTGTCAAGTAGCAGGGTTCTATGTGGACAAGGAAATGCTCAAGCTGGAGTTGGTTCTTGCCTTCtcattaactcaaggtggagtaggATTGTAGGGGCatagtgacaataatcatgatCGATGGGTAGCACATACAGATGGTAATCATATGGTGAAGTATGATTGGACTGGTGAAGTGGTTTAATACctccaaggtggagattgttggagtataTGACACGGTAAATCACTTAAGTATAGCTAGGGATAGTCTCACATGAAAGAAAGAGGAGTACATGTGGAGCTTAATAAGCTTGTGCATCTCCTTACGTAGCActgaggccttttagattaaaaccgcacacctcttatcccaaggtgTCCAAGTAGGGACATCATCGGTGCTATGTTGTCGGGCCTATAGTAGGTTCCTATTTTCCATGAAGATCCTAACATCGTTCACTAAAATAAGGAAGATGCAGAAAGGTAATACCATTTCAAAAGATCGATAAGATATCTTTTtaaactaaaaaacatatcaaataatatatatttttttgggacaaaatatgtaaaatttAATTTCGATATAATTTCATTGTTGGCTTGAAGATACAACTCGAAAAAGGAGAGACGTAGTATGGGAGGATGTCAAGGCGGAAAATGCTAGAAAGGATTTGTGAAGTGAAGGATAAAAATATTTATCGGGTTTCCCTTTACTTTTGCAACGATAAGAAGGGTAAACTTGATATTAATACATATTATATTTAATATTCATATGTCGAAAAATgcataactaaaataaaaattatgcccGTGCCGTAAGCAGGTACAAACAAGTCGTTGAGGTGCAGAAAAGGACCGAGGCAACTGTATGGTGAAGTGAAGACTACATCAAGTAACCGTGTAGTTAGGCACGTGAAGGTTAAGTCAAGTGATCAATATTCAAActgaagtcaaagtcaagatgaAGTGATCAAGACTCAAGTTATCAGAAGATCGACGGAGATCAAACAACACAGAAGATCGACGGAGATCAGttaagtttctaaaaataaaaagatctTGTTAATTTAGGTAGTTTTCTAGACAAGTCAAATATCTAGCTAATTTCCTATTATTCATATTCTAGTTAATTAGGATATATATTATAGAGaataatatactccctccgtctctaatTAGATGAGctatttgtagtttgcacaaattttaaggcaaggaggaaagtggagtatatttaagtattttttacaattatacccttatgggcaataattagtaaaatttagaaacgatttatctcttaaactataccacggttttatataaactttataccgttgaaaagcattttaaaacacctacgcaacgaatataaacatgactatcaaattatacatatttcatatagtaacaataatcaattaaaaggatagttttagaaatactcccttgattagtgaaatagctcATCTATTGTTGGACAAAACTAAAAACCAAATagctcatctaattagggacggtcGGAGTAATATCCTATATTAATTATTCacactctataaatagagagtcttAATGTAATTTTTAATCATCTCAGAATGTTCTGATGatcaatattattattcaccttacGGGGTTGCTTGTGGATGTAGGTcgagttgaccgaaccacgttaaacattGTCTCCATTACTATTTCGGTATGTAGATCATTTTATTTcttcttgattatttattttatcatttatgatttgattttattcattttctaatatcaatgatatccatcttgaatttgatctacatatcaaaatttaagaGTTACTTATATTGAAAAGCAAAAGTGTTACACAGGATTTTCCAAAATGTTGGTTTCCCTTATCTCATCCAACGGATTTGAGATATTGGTGTCTACCAACATAATGTTAACCTCATTTAGTAAGCTAGAGCTACTAGCTGAAAAAGATAAACATACATCCGATAATAAAGCAGAATTTAGAGAATGAGGTATCAACAACTATTGTTGTTTTTGAATTTCTTGTTTACGCGCTTCTTTATCCAAAGTGTCTGCCACTTCATTTCCTTTCCTATTCTGAAAcataaaacccaaaaaaaattcgCAAGTCTTCAAAATCTTCAGTGCTTTAGAGACTATTGCTTGATTTCTCCAAAAGATGTTGCTCTGCTTGTCCTGAGCATATAAGATTAACCTCTGGCAATCACCTTCCACCCAGAAGTTCTTTAAATCCATTTTTTTTGCCCAGGTTGTTGTTTCCAGCATGCTCagagcttctgcttcttctgtTGTGGAGGCCCTGAAAGTCACAGCTGCAGCTTGGATTGCACCACCTGTATCACATCTCAGTATTAAACCATATCCAGCAAGAATAGAAGAGTCAATCCAAGAGGCATCAAAGTTTATTTTCAGTTGGTTTACTTGCGGTTTTGACCATCTACTAGCATTTATGTCAATATAACTATGAAACACAGAAACGAAATCATTAATAACTCCCAGTTTTGTTTGTCTCAGAGGAGACCAAAAAGCCAAGTGCCTATGAACAACAAGAGATAGTTGAATGCTTGTAGTTGATTTGGATTGAAAGATCCTTAaacatctttccttccaaatcAACCAACATTTAGTAGCCATGATTTCTATCTCAGAATTGTCATATATACGTGCTATCCAGTTAGAATACATTTGAGCATaaggaaaaatatcgtttggtccttttttaggtgggcccatgtcagttcggtcctttgggaaaacgcctttactgtttggtccataattatttaaaaatattaaatggacaaaagtacccttccgtgttaatttctacttatttttttgtaacatttcattcttcaaaatgaactcctgttaatttctacttattttttcagaaatcacctaaagaAACCAGAGTTCACTAcagaaaatgaactccatataaaaatctaaaaaaacagagttcaatcCAGAAATGAACAGAGTtcgttccagaaatgaactccatataaaaacctaaaaaaaacagagttcgttccagaaatgaactccatataaaaacctaaaaaaaaacagagttcgttccagaaatgaactccgtataaaaacctaaaaaaacatagttcatttatggaatgaactccatataaaaacctaaaaaacacagagttcattccagaaatgaactccatataaaaacctaaaaatgaacaacatcatcatcttcatcttcttcgacgacttcaacagcagcaacaacatcgtcGTTTTcaaacaccaacaacaacatcatcttcgtcgtcttcaagcagcagcagcagcaaaacatcatcatcttcaaacacgagttcatcttcatcatcaacaatcgacatcaaaaacagcagcagatccatgaaatcgtcgtcatcgttttcttcttcatcatcatcaacaaaagacatcaaaaacagcagcagatcCATGAAAATCGTcgtcatcgttttcttcttctttatcatcaacaacaacaacaacaaaaaatgtagcagaaagaaaaagaaaaaagaaattgaaagaaaagaaactagatctgaaaacaggtggagagagaaagtaaatctgaaaataagatattttctagggtttttgtctATATATGTGGTctcaaaagggtatttctgccaccacacaatgacaattacatcattcatgacatcaccctaggaccaaaccataatttttaggaccaaaccataatttatatttccaaataggaccaaacagacagttgactgggtcaactggactagactctctctaatatattatttctaggacctattggtatttcctacttgaGCAAAAGAGTAATCTAAATTACTACTATGATTTATACCTACAAACAGGAGGCACTAAAGCAACAGTTTCAGCATAAGGATATTCAAAAAACAAGTGCTTTAGAGATTCACATTCATGCTCACAGAAGATGCAAGTTATATCTATATCATCCAGATGTTCACTCAGTTTTTTCCTGACAGTCAAGGCATTATGGATACACTTCCATAAATTTATTCTTTGCGATACATTCAGATTCCAAAATGATTTCCAAAAAACAGTTATATCAGTATTAATGGAATCCAAATAAGGattgtcatttttttttaaatggtaggtaggagttttttttttcttctcaatcaatcaatcaaccaTTGTTTTTAAACATTCTAATATCATGCTGGACACATACACAAAAAGgattgtcatttttttttcttttttttttttgtcataggCAGGTCAGGAGTTATGATAAAGGAATAATGTTCCGATTTATGGTATGGGGAGAATCATAGACGATGATAATATATACTGCTCTGATATTTATGTCAAACTAAAACAAAGTGAAGCCTAACAAAATGTTCAACCTTTCACCACTCATTTATGATTCCTGTACATAATATGATTAAGTTGGTCTACATTTTTCAGCTTGTACATCAAGTAACAATGTCCGAGGGAGAGATAGTATGTGTTGCAAAATCAGAATGGAATCTTTTGACAGATCTTTCATCACCAAACAGCTCCTTGCCAGAAAGCAGTCTAAAATTCAGTGTCGAAACAAGAAACCATGACCTTTGAAATCATGGTTCTGGCAAAAGGAATGTAGCTCATGCTATACCTGCAAAGAGAAAGAGTGCGGCGCTACTACATAAGTGGCACAAGAATGATATCTAGCACAAGAAGACTAATGGCAGACATTAAATACTCTGAGACAAGTTCATTATAAAATCTACGACAACAACGGTTGGTAGTTGTCTTGGAAACAGAAAAGGGTATTCCTCCTGTTTACTCTTTCTTTTAAAGACAAACTGGAACACAACCAGCCATGATTGGGGTACCAGctggaaagaaaaaaacatcCATCCAATTAACAACCTTCATGAGAGAATACGtccaaaaaaaaagatgaagCGAGCTGGACTTAAGGGTAGCACCTAACTATTGACTAAAGCTTAAAAGGCAAGAACAAATCAAAAACGCCTATGTGATTGCTGGAGTAAATGTACCTCACTAAATTAAGTAAATATGCAACAATCAAGTAGATACAAGTCAAGAAATTTATTGTAAAGAGTGAAGCGGACGTCAACTTGCAAATTAAAGTAGAGAGCGAGTGGAGGGGTAGAAAGAATGACGTACCACACAAGGGCCCCAAACTCTAACATGATTGCCAAAAGAGTTAAAAGCTTGCTGTGCACCTGCACAGCAGGAAGTTATGAATGTTTAGCGACATGCAAAATTGCTCGGGGCAgcgtggaaaagaaataataggATTTATTAGCACAAAACAACCGTGTTTCAACTTACATAAAGAGCACAAAACAGAGCAACTACAATACTTGCAAGGTATATGGCTGTTGCGTAAATTCGAACAGGATCAAGCATCATTGTCACTTGACGTTTGGGGCCTATTAGGAAGGCTGTGCTGGCATTAAAAGTTCATGTTTAGAATCAATCTGAGAGACAATACTGCAGAAACAGAGAGCCACAAATAACAGAAGAATGCCAGAAGTAGGCCAAAACACTGGCACACTATGCCAAAAAGGGGGGACTTTCACCTAAAACAAAGAAGGATGAAACAGCACAAACAATTTACACGCGGCTAGAATAAGGCTTCTCTCCTAACAGCAgaacaaaaatattttgcctGTCAGATGTAATACAGTATCCTTAATTCGAGTCCATTAACTTACCTCCCAAGAGACAGCAGATTTCCAAAGGTGAATGTTATCCCAAACTTGATTGGATGGAAAAAAACAAGCATTGACTGATCCACAAAGAGAAAGAACTTCATATTAATTAAAGCATAACAATATATGCACGATTTAACGAAGTCCCTTACTATTTGAACAAGAAACGTCAGTGACACAACTGTTGGCTGTTCAGTAAGGCTATGTTGGTTTCATGTAAACAAAGAGTAACAGATTGGTATTAAATGAAAGTAATACAGGGTGTCGGGTAGGCATGAAAACTAAGGAAATGCTTTTTAATTCTCTGTGTTCCTCTATTGGTGAATAGACCATGCGTTATAATTCTTTCCCATTTTTattgaagatagtactcaaaataATAAACACCAAACAAATTATACAATCTAGGGCAACCTATATTCCATATAAAAATATCACTAGGATGGCAACTGGAAAATTGGTGCTAAAATATCACTATAAGAGATGAAAGATTTGAGAGGAAATAAGAACTCATATAACAGATGAACTTACAAGGAGGGTACAAGTTAAACCAGCTACGAAGCAGATAGCAAAACCATAGAATCTCTGATCAATAGGTAGAAGAAAAGTATCAGTAACCTTACAAAATGATAATATTGGCAACAAACATCACTCTGGAGTACAGTAAAATGATAGTAGCCAAAGTCAAATGCAGTGAATCATAACTGTTTAAACACACTCCACTTTTAATGTTTAAAAACTCATCTTTATCTTACTTGAACAGATTGATATTCACTATATTTTAAAGGCAATGTATGATAATAAAATGAAGTGATAAAAAACCATCACAGACAGCAATAGTATGAGCAGGTTGACTCTTTTGTTGGTTCATTGCAATGACAACTTTAGCTATCTAGTTGGAAAGAACCCTAACCATTCCCCAACCAAAGTGTGTATGAGTTTGTACATCCTTCTAAACTGCACTTTGACGAACTAAAGAGTAATAACATAAGGTTCCTTCAGCAAATTGAGGTTACTGTTTGTTGAACAACTAGCCAGTCAGGCTCCAGAATCATAGTTACTTGGAGGTTGACGTATAAAAAAATAGctaaatttcaattttcatttaAGCAATATACCTACCAAAGTCTTCAAAGATAAAGAAAAATCTAGGATGTTAAATGTAATCAAGTATCAAGCAAAACTGCTTGAGAtgtttttcttcctttttcttgatcaacaTGTTGGTTAATAAAAGTTGTTCTAACTTTTGCATAATTTATCGTTTACAGTAGATAACATACAGCAATTGCCCAGTAGATTATCTCACCACAAGCACGAACTACGAAATCTCAAAAAGCCCAAAAACCTATAGGAAGAGAGCAACAGCCGTAAAAAGAGCTAGACAACATGAAGGATCAACAGACAACATATACCCAAGAGAAAAACAAATACAAATTGATATGGACTATGTCAAACCTTTTGCGAGGTTTCCTTGGATTTCtaaaatccaagagaaaatgaTAATCTCACTACTTGGATCTCCAGTATTCTCACTTGTTATTATTTATGCAATAAAACTACGAACTCGTTATCATGTCAATTCAAAAGCAATCAAGACGGAAACGTTATTATAGATCTCTTCAATCAAACGTACCAactaaaatcaaaccctaaaatataCAGGACAAACAAACCCTAACAGATCAACCACAGAATCGAGAACAGTTTGAAAATTAAACCCTAGGTGAAGAGATTAAAAGggaaaaattgagaaattgaaaacAAGAGGAACCTGTTTAGTAGACAATGTGCATTGGCGATTGAATTCGTCCATGAAAGATTCTTCCTCCGCTGCagcctcttcatcttcttcaacatcaaTTCCTGCCATAATCTTCATTTTCTCCCATGTTTgattcattttctccatttgataTCTCACTGGGACTGGGTAAAGCTTagatcgagagagagagagagagagaaagttgtctaaatttttttgaagaaataagaagTCCGAAGAGTGGAGTCCACTTCAGTCTGTTTAAGCAAGTACAGGTAATATACAAGATgggagcctagttagcaattcgggattcggcaaacgtacgcgTATTATACGGTTCTGTAAAATtcaaattcggtccaaaattcggtcaacgggacgtgattcgtcattaattcggaacggcatacgtacgtgtataattcgatttgtaaatgtgagttcggctctgaaaattcggtatctatatataacaaataatttgtatttataaggtcatagaccaatttttatgcatgtgtgagttatttaaggaaaaaataaactcaatatgatgatattaataatatatacaacattggttatccaagaggacgtcgtatggtggtttagatgcttggttagtgagtttgagatctctctcaccttcaaatttgttcagtcgtttttgtttcataaaaattacaacacgtctaatattcggtcgtgtatgctcgggaggcagtaaagcccaaaaaatggagtctttgaaaagtaaaagctaaagaatttatggcgaattaagcggacgtatcattcggggtacgtaaaattcgtgaacgattcgcgaataatccgggaatgccacataatacgcgacttgggttcggagttgcaaacgtacgcgaataagacggtaaaattcgtgatacggaaaaattcgcgaatgattcgcgaacttactaactagggatGGGAGTGGCGGGCAATTTATGCACAATTAACCAGAATGCCGAAGCCAAATGGTTTTGGCacgtagaaattgacgtttaatcTCATATTTGTTGGGCTTCGGACACTCTAGTCCAACTCTCTCAGGCCTACTACCTGTTGGTCCTAGTTTACGAAATTATGAACGGGTTAGTCTTTTATCAAAGATTTAGTCCAAAACATACATTTTCGATGGCAAAACTTTCATGAATTAGCTTAGGTTCATGAATTAGCGTCTTCATTTCTCTACTTCTCATTCCGATAAACTTATCTCTGCCTCTTCCGATCTGTTGAAGGAGACGATGGAGTTTATTAGCGGAGCTACCCGCAATCATCGGAGGTATTGAAAACTCTAATTTCATCCCGAACTTCTTTTATGATTCGCAATCAGTATTTCGATATTAATCTTGGAATGCTTCTCATcattttttgaattgaaaatcatgaaaaaaattcTTTGCATAAGCTTTTTAGGGCTCTTAATTGAATTTCGATCTATCATTTTTTCCTTAGTTTCAATCTAAAATTTAATTTTGGATCTGTAATCAGCACAACTTAGTTCTATTATCCATGTAATCTTTTCAAAAATGATTTAGATTGGATTTTCGACCTAATATTAACCATCACGCTAGTGTCACTGTCAACTACTTGTTGAGTCTAAATTTTGAACACATATTATGTAGATGAGTTTCTAACAACTCTCTTCAATAAGGATAAGCAATGAACAAGACCACTCCAATCGCAAAAACCGTAATTGCTATTGTTAATGGAAGCATCACAATGGAGCATAAGTGTATTGACGGTTGTAATTATGGTATTTTTCTTCTATAAGAGTACCAATTTGATGTTGTTTTGgtcaaagaaagaaaatgaaatgtACTACTGACTCCAAATGAATTTGTTAGGTGTTGTTTTCTATTGTTAATAGTCATCTCACTCTCCCAATTAAGCTGCACTGTAACAGCCATCCCCCATTggctttttgttgttgtattgcttgtttttGTTCCCTTTCAAATGGAAATTTTGCTCAATTGTTAGAATATGATTGATCCCTGTACAAACTACAACAATATTAAAGAGTTACAAATCCTCTATTCCGTTCCCTGTTGTAAATGATTGGTGTCTGTAATTAATTTTTCAGTTCTTGTTCATTGCTTAGCTTAGTAATCTAAGACAACCACTCCACCAATCATTTAGAGAAAGaaatgatcgaattttatatagtggtaagaaggttgtcgttctctcggacttgtgaagattgatttaagatttaatattatggaaagaactgagactatggattccaccattgaccaatttttaagtgattcagttaacaacaatatttatgcaattcatacgttcaatttgattctaagatattgccaatattagatttccaaaatattaatttttaatcgcaagtatggaacatcaatagctctaagctaagcatgcaccatcaagagagaacacaactaattaatcaaaatattataatcaattatagttcagtgcaaataatcataatgaaattgcaataataaattaataagaaaataccactttattcttggaacaacgcttcctccataatcccagcatgtgattTTAGTTctcattattataaagaaaactaaatagaagaaataaaagaaaattgtgaaaaccggctcaccggctctccaatcactcccctggtttcctgttctcgacattaatatatagatttcaacaaagtctaaccttcctcttttaattctcttccacatgtcatgtccaatgggagtgtgccacttgtctaagaatacacaatatcacctaataaagactcgccacatgtccgaccacttgcttttcttttcatgggaaagaaaatattatatgagcacatactgatcttatgtacgaggtaagtactcatattgtcattatctcaattccaaaatatatgtcatgtattaatgtggtgaagtatatattatgctcaaaatcaatcttctttagttgcaaaagatatttagtttgctttcttcctccaccatgtcgacatacctcgtacattaattattgagtagtatttttcattttacgtgatacctcctaaatccttcgagaactaatcaccaagtccttcatcctaaaatccacgagaccaaaatgcccgagaatgttaatttcttaaaccaacttcagtccatcatctccttcactaacttaaattgggcctatcccatttagatccaaaagtatccacgacccctgtactccgtagtccatattttcttcttggaatcctaggtttagccgattttcttggaaaAGCCCATTTTActcatttacctacaaaaacacaataaataccaaaataagcaccaacaatatatattttgggtagtaaatatgtaagaattaatcgctcatcacacccccaaacttatatttttctagtcctcaagcaaatttattctagaaaataaaaactcattaggtggccctagtgaccgagttatagtctcgggagggtttaccagagatgtatctacaaaacctttactccagaccctagctatctatgcagaaccttgaaaggcactaaagaatctccttggttggcatactctcattgactacaggaggaagtaccctgatgcgaaattccaattgttgtacacgagtttgcactcggcatactaa encodes:
- the LOC113347291 gene encoding vesicle transport protein SFT2B-like yields the protein MEKMNQTWEKMKIMAGIDVEEDEEAAAEEESFMDEFNRQCTLSTKQRFYGFAICFVAGLTCTLLSMLVFFHPIKFGITFTFGNLLSLGSTAFLIGPKRQVTMMLDPVRIYATAIYLASIVVALFCALYVHSKLLTLLAIMLEFGALVWYSMSYIPFARTMISKVMVSCFDTEF